CGCTCCGCCCTGGACATCGAGGACGCGGTGTACGCGGCCGGGGGCCTGGCCGTCGCGTCGCGCACGCCCGCGGAGTGGGCGGCGCAGGAGCAGGCGGCCATGATCACCGCTCGCCCCCTGGTGGAGCGGGGCCGGTCGGACGAGGCACGCGCGCGTACGTTCACGCCGCCGACGGGTGGCCCGCTGCTGCCCGCCGCCGGGCTGCGCGTCCTGGACCTGACCCGGGTCCTGGCCGGGCCGGTCGCCACCCGCACCCTCGCCCTGCTGGGCGCGGACGTCCTGCGGGTCGACGCACCCCATCTGCCCGAGCTGCCCGACCAGCACGCCGACACGGGGTTCGGCAAGCGCTCGACACTGCTCGACCTGGCATCGGACCGGCGCACCTTCGAGGAGTTGCTCGCGACGGCGGACGTCGTGGTCACCGGCTACCGGCCGGGCACCCTGGACCGGTTCGGGCTCTCCCCCGAGGCACTGGCCGAGCGTCGGCCCGGGCTGGTCGTGGCGCAGGTGTCGGCATGGGGCGCGTACGGGCCGTGGGGCGGGCGGCGCGGCTTCGACAGCCTGGTCCAGGCGGCCACCGGCATCGCGACCGTCGAAGGCTCCGCCGAGCGGCCGGGCGCGCTGCCCGCACAGGCCCTCGACCACGGCACGGGCTATCTGCTGGCGGCGGCAGTACTGCGGGCGCTGACCGAGCAGTCGTACGACGGCGGCAGCCGGTTCGTACGGCTGGCGCTGGCCCGGACCGCGGCATGGCTCACCGAGGGAGCCTGGGCGAGCGAGGGCGAGGACGCCCACGGCGGGGACGCCGGGAACGGGGGCGCCGGGAACGGGGGCGCCGGGAACGGGGACGACCGTCGTGAGGGCGTCCGGATGGGCGAAGGGGAGGGCAAAGGGATGACCAAGGCGCGGAACCGGGAGGTGAGCGGGGGCGGGAGCGTCGACCCCGGCCCCTGGCTCGCGGAGACCGGCAGCCCTCTCGGGCGGCTGCGCTACGCCCTTCCGCCGGTGTCGTTCGACGGCGGGCCGGGCGACTGGGCACGGCCGCCGGGGCCTTGGGGAGCCGATCCGGCGCGCTGGCTCTGAACCCCCGGACGATCCGCTCCTGTACCGGCACCGCACCGCCCTCGACCGCTTCAGGATGAGTTGCTCGGATTTGCCGGGAATGGTGAAGATCCTGGCATGACCCTCATACGACCGACCGACGCAACCGAATCCATACGCCGTACCGGCCCCGGCCGGGCGGTGGCGCTGCTCGTCCTGGTGGGGCTCGCGGCCCTGATCCCCTTGCTCGGGCCCTCCGTCGCCGCGCACGGCACCGGGGAGGCCGCGGACTCCGGGGTGGTCGCGCTGCTGCGGACGCTGCTGTTCGCGGCGCTGTGCGTGCAGGTGGGTGAGCTGTTCGCGGCCGGTCTCACCCGATGGGTGCCCGCCGCCCCGCCCGGCCGACCGGTCAGCTGGGCGCCGTACGCGGCGGTGGTGGGGTTCTCGGCCGCGGCGGCCGCCGGTGAGCTGGCGCCGCACGGTCATGGCTCGCGGGGCGGCGTTCTCGCGCTGCTGGAGGCGATCGCGTTCGCCGTGGCGGGGCTGTGCGCGCTCACGCGCCGGCCGAACCGTCAGGTGTGGCCGCTCACGGCGGTGATCCTGGCGGAGGCGCTGCGCGCGCATCCGCCGACCGAGTCCATGCCGCTGATCGGCTCCGGGCTGACGATGGTGCATCTGACGTGCTCGGCACTGTGGGCGGGCGGGCTGCTGAACGTGCTCCGCACGCTGCGGAGGTGGGACGACACCGAGGCGGGCGCCGCGCTGCTCGGGCTCTACGCGCGCGTGGCGGCCGTCCTGTTCGCCGGGGTCACGGCGACCGGGCTGTGCAGTTCACTGCGCCGGATGCCGTCGGAGGCGGCGCTCGACCAGCTGACGACGACGGCGTACGGGCGCGTGCTGCTCGCCAAGGTGCTTGTCGTGGGCGCGGTCGCGCTGCTCGCCGTGTGGGCGCGGACACGGCTGCGCCGGGCTCCCGACCCGCTGGCCGCCTGCTCCCCCGCGCGCGTGGAGATCGTCGCGCTCGGGGTGGTGGTCGCGGTGTCGGGACTGTTGACGGCGTTGCCGCTGCCGATCAAGGGTTGAGGATCACGGCCTGAGGATCAATGGTTGAAGCACATGGGCTGAGGATCAAGGGTTGAGGATCAAGGGCCGAGGGTCAACCGTCGGGTGACGGCGGCTTGTTGCGCCGAGGACCAGCAGGACCTGTGCGGCGAGGTAGGTGAGCATGATCCACAGGTCGGGACGCGGGGGCTGCGGCCAGTCGGCGACGCCGGTGGCGATGAGGGTGTCGGAGAGCAGGAACAGCGCGCCGCCGACACCGGCGACCGGGCCGAGCCGGGTGGTGGCGGCGTACGCCATGGCCGTGAGCAGGGTGCTGTAGACGGCGACGGGGAGGCGCAGGTCCGCGGGGAGGTCGGGCCACAGCAGGGCGACGGTGGCGATCAGGGCGGTGGCGTAGCAGGGGGCGAGGAGGGCGCCGCGCGCGTGGGGTCGGCCGATGCGGGCGAACAGCGCCAGGTAGCAGACGTGACCGGCGGCGAAGGACGCCATGCCGGCGAGGAAGGCGGGGTCGGCGTCGAGCAGCAGGAGGGTGTCGCCGCCCCAGCCGCACAGGAGGGCGGCGACCAGGAGCCGGGGCGCGCCGCGCAGGGCCGCCCAGGCGGCGAGGAGGGGCATCAGAAGGGGCTTGGCCACCGTGTGCCCGGCGTCGAAGCCGAGCGCGAGGCTGAGCAGGTCGACGACTGCGGCGAGGACGAACAGGGCGAGGAAGGCGCGGGAGCGGGTCACGCGGCCGTGGTCTCCTCGACCGCGGTGGCGGTGGCGGTGGCGGTGGTGGCTTCCGGAGCGGACGCGGGTTGCCAGCCCGGCCCGCGGAACACGCGTCCCGTCCGCTCGCGCCAACCGCCCGCCGCCTTCACGTCCTTGACGATCGCGACGTACTCATGCGTGGCCACCTTGATCGGGTTGAACGTGTTGATGTTCTTGGTCAACCCGTAGACGGGCCGGTCGACCTCGGGCACGAACGACCCGAAGAGCCGGTCCCAGACGATGAGGATGCCGCCGAAGTTGCGGTCCAGGTAGCCGCCCTGGGAGGCGTGGTGGACGCGGTGGTGGGAGGGCGTGTTGAACACGAACTCGAACCACCGGGGCATCCTGTCGATCCGCTCGGTGTGGATCCAGAACTGGTAGACGAGGTTGGCCGAGGAGCAGAACGCGAGCGCGGCCGGGTGGACGCCGAGGGCGATGAGCGGAACGTAGAACGGCCAGACGGTCAGCGTGGTCCAGGGCTGGCGCAGGGCGGTGGTGAGGTTGAACTTCTCGCTGGAGTGATGGACGACGTGACAGGCCCACAGCACGCGGATGACGTGGTGTCCGCGGTGGGACCAGTAGTAGAAGAAGTCCTGCGCGAGCAGCATCAGCGGGAGTGTCCACCACAGGACCGGGACACGGAGCGGGGTCAGCTCGTAGATCGCGGTGTAGATCGCGACGATCGGGATCTTCCAGACGAAGTCGAACACGAGACTCCCGAGCCCCATGCCGACGCTCGTCGCGGCGTCCTTCGTCTCGTACCCGGCCGCATCCTCGTCGGGATGGAGCCGGACGCCGATCACCTCGACCACGGTGAGCAGCACGAATGCGGGTATCGACCACAGCACGACATCGGGCAGGTTCGGCATGGGGGCACCGTAGAACGGCTGATGGGCTGCGGCTAGACGTTGTTACCCACAAGTATTACCGACGGTACGCGCTTGCTTGTTGGCGATCTCCGCCAATCGGCGCCGAGGGCGGACGCGACTTCGCGCCATGATGTTCGCCGGTAACCCTCTCGATGCCGTCGGCGGGCGTGGCCACACTGAAGGATCGTTTCGGCAGTCGGACAGGGGAGGGTGTCGACGGCGAGCAAGACGTTGCCGGGCGACGGAGTGCACGGCAGGGGCAGCAAGGGCCTGCCGGTCGGGGAACCGCACCGTGGCGCCGTCACCTTCGTGAAGGAGCTGGCCCGCGGTGTGCTCGCACTGCGGCGCAGGTGAGAGTGGCTCCACTGTTCGCGGACAAGGCCGGCCGGAGGTCGGCGGACCCGCTGCGGCTGACCGGGCCCGCTCCGGTCGTCGACCTGCATGCTCTCGCGCTGCTGCCGGCGCCGCCCGCATTGTGGGGTGAGTTCGTCCCCCGCTCCCCCTGGCAGGGGATCGAGCGTGTCCCGGCTGGATCCGGTGGCGCTGGCCGCCGAGACCGATACGGCTGTGCTGCTGACGGTGGGCGCCCTGGAGCGGTGGCCGGCCGGGGCGGAGCGGGAGGCCGCGGTGGTCACGGCGGGCTGATCCGCCGTCAGAAGCCCACCCATTGAGTACAGGGCGGCGTCGTCTCCGTCCTGCCCCTCACACCCCCGCTGCCCCCAGCAGCGATCCGACGAGATACGTCACCCCCATCGCCAGTGCCCCGCCCCCCACGTTGCGCAGTACCGCGCGTCCCGGTGCCGCTGCTCCCAGGTGGGCGCTGCTCCATCCGGTGCAGGCCAGGGCCGCCAGGACCGATGCGACGGTCACCGGGAGGCGCCAGTCCGTCGGGGGCAGCACGATGGCGAGCAGGGGGAGCAGGGCGCCGGCCGTGAAGGCGAGGAAGCTGGCCCAGGCCGCGTGCCAGGGGTTGGTGAGGTCGTCGGGGTCGATGCCGAGCTCCACGCGCGCGTGGGCCTTCAGGGCGTCCCGTTCGGTGAGCTGGACGGCGGCCTCGCGGGCCACGTCCCGGGACAGCCCGCGTTCCTCCAGCAGCCCGGTCAGCTCCGCCAGCTCGGCCTCCGGCTGCTCGCGCAGCTCCCGCCGCTCCAGCGCGAGGGCGGCCTTCTCGGAGTCCCGTTGGGTCGACACGGAGACGTACTCCCCCGCCGCCATGGACATCGACCCGGCGAGCAGACCGGCGAGGCCGGCCGTCAGCAGGGCCGAGCGGTCGTCCGTGGCACCGGCCACGCCGACGACGAGGCCGGCGGTGGAGACGATGCCGTCGTTGGCGCCGAGGACCGCGGCGCGCAGCCAGTTCAGCCGGGATCCGAGCGAGCCTCCGTGGGCCTCGGCGTGGGTGGGTTCCGTCACAGCACGGAGGATGGCACCCCGGGAGGCGCGTACCCCGTACCGACGCTCGTCGTCGCGGGAGCGGGCGTGGGACCGGGGCGCGACCGGTCGGGTGGACCCGGGCGTGAACCGTCGCCCGGCAGGTCGGAGTTGGCCGGGCCTCAGCCGACGTCCGCAGGCACACGCGCGTGCGCTCCGCGAACTCCCGTACGGTCCGAAGGGCTTCGCACGCCCTCTCTTCGGGGCGGGTGCGGCGAGGTGTCAGTGGGGGCCCGTATCCTCAGTGACCATGCTCGAAGACCACACGACGACAGCGTCCTCCCCCACGGAGTGGCCGACCGCGTATCCCCAGGGGTACGCGGTCGTTGACGTGGAGACCACCGGCCTGGCCCGGGACGACCGGATCATCTCCGCCGCCGTCTACCGGCTGGACGCACGCGGTGAGGTGGAGGACCACTGGTACACGCTGGTCAACCCGGAGCGCGACCCGGGCCCGGTGTGGATCCACGGTCTGACGAGCGACGTGCTCGAGGGCGCGCCCCTCTTCCAGGAGGTGGCCGCGGAGTTCGCCGCCCGGCTCGACGGGCGGGTGCTCGTCGCGCACAACGCGGTCTTCGACTGGCAGATGATCGCGCGGGAGTACGCGCGCGCGGAGCGCGAGGCGCCGGTGCGGCAGCGGCTGTGCACCATCGCGCTCTCCAAGGAGCTCGGCCTGCCGCTGCCCAACCACAAGCTGGAGTCGCTGGCGGCCCACTTCGGCGTGGTGCAGCAGCGGGCGCACCACGCGCTGGACGACGCGCGCGTGCTCGCGGAGGCGTTCCGGCCGAGTCTGCGGGCCGCGGCGGCGGGCGGTGTCCGGCTGCCGCTGCTCGAGTGCCGGCCGCTGACCGAGTGGGCCGACCGGCCCGCGCCCCTGATCGGCCGGCAGGCGGGCGGTTCGGGCGGCGGCTACGGCAGCTATCGGCCCGGCAGTTGGCGACCGTCCCGCAAAAGGCCCGCATGCCCCCATCCCAACCCCGGTCGGTACGAAGACGGCAAAAGGCTCAAGCAGGGCATGCGGGTCGCCTTCTCGGGCGACACGTCGGTCGAGCGGGAGCTGCTGGAGGACCGCGCAGCCGAGGCGGGGCTGCACGTCGCCACGAGCCTTTCCCGACTGACCAGCCTGCTGGTCACCAACGACCCCGACTCGGGTACCTCGAAGGTGGTCAAGGCGCGGCAGTTCGGGACGCCCGTCGTCGACGAGGCCGCCTTCGGGCAACTCCTGCGGGATGTGGAGCCCGCCGACGAGTGACCCGTGCGTACGGGTGATTGCCACGCGACTCGCCCGCCGTCCGCTCGCCCGCGCGCGGGTGACGGCTCACCCTGTGGCGCATGGCGAGATGCGAAGTTTGCGGCAATGACTACGGAATGACCTTCGAAGTGCACGCGCAGGGCGCGATCCACGTCTTCGACTGCTTCTCCTGTGCGATCCACCGCATGGCCCCCATCTGCGAGCACTGCCGGGTGCAGATCATCGGCCAGGGCGTCGAGGTGGAGGGCCACTGGTACTGCGGCGCGCACTGCGCCCGCGCGGAGGGCAGGGTGGGCATCATCGACAAGGTGTGAGCCGACCCGACATCCGACGGCTTCCGGGGACCGACACCTGACGGCACCGCCTTCCGGTACCCGGCCGAATGCGCCCCACGACCGAGTTGTACGGTCGTGGGGTGTACCGCTTCCTGTTGTCCCGGCAGTGGGTGATCCTCACGCTGGTCTCCCTCCTCCTCATCCCCACGATGATCAGGCTGGGCTTCTGGCAGATGCATCGCTACGACGAGCGCACCGCGCGCAACCAGCTGGTCTCCGACGCGCTGACCGCCGAGGCGGTGCCCGTGGAGCAGCTGACCACCCCGGGGCACGCCGTCACCCGCGGCGAGCGGTACCGAAGCGTCACCGCCACCGGCTCCTTCGACACCGAGCGCGAAGTCGTCGTCAGGCGCCGGGTCAACGCCGACGAGACGGTCGGCTTCCACGTCCTCACCCCGTTCGTCCTGACGGACGGCAAGGTGCTGCTGGTCGACCGGGGCTGGATCCCGGCGGACGCCCCGAGTCAGACCTCGTTCCCCAAGGTCCCCGCGCCGCCCGCC
The sequence above is a segment of the Streptomyces asoensis genome. Coding sequences within it:
- a CDS encoding CoA transferase — translated: MTGIKFAWSELGGDPALLARVSTVVREGALPARLPVRELARACVGVCALAGAELGARRAGLTEVPGVRVDDAAVATAFVSERRLLVDGRAPVAFAPLSRFWRTADGWVRTHANYPHHRERLLKALALPEGADAAAVEASLAERSALDIEDAVYAAGGLAVASRTPAEWAAQEQAAMITARPLVERGRSDEARARTFTPPTGGPLLPAAGLRVLDLTRVLAGPVATRTLALLGADVLRVDAPHLPELPDQHADTGFGKRSTLLDLASDRRTFEELLATADVVVTGYRPGTLDRFGLSPEALAERRPGLVVAQVSAWGAYGPWGGRRGFDSLVQAATGIATVEGSAERPGALPAQALDHGTGYLLAAAVLRALTEQSYDGGSRFVRLALARTAAWLTEGAWASEGEDAHGGDAGNGGAGNGGAGNGDDRREGVRMGEGEGKGMTKARNREVSGGGSVDPGPWLAETGSPLGRLRYALPPVSFDGGPGDWARPPGPWGADPARWL
- a CDS encoding copper resistance D family protein; translated protein: MTLIRPTDATESIRRTGPGRAVALLVLVGLAALIPLLGPSVAAHGTGEAADSGVVALLRTLLFAALCVQVGELFAAGLTRWVPAAPPGRPVSWAPYAAVVGFSAAAAAGELAPHGHGSRGGVLALLEAIAFAVAGLCALTRRPNRQVWPLTAVILAEALRAHPPTESMPLIGSGLTMVHLTCSALWAGGLLNVLRTLRRWDDTEAGAALLGLYARVAAVLFAGVTATGLCSSLRRMPSEAALDQLTTTAYGRVLLAKVLVVGAVALLAVWARTRLRRAPDPLAACSPARVEIVALGVVVAVSGLLTALPLPIKG
- a CDS encoding lysoplasmalogenase, producing the protein MTRSRAFLALFVLAAVVDLLSLALGFDAGHTVAKPLLMPLLAAWAALRGAPRLLVAALLCGWGGDTLLLLDADPAFLAGMASFAAGHVCYLALFARIGRPHARGALLAPCYATALIATVALLWPDLPADLRLPVAVYSTLLTAMAYAATTRLGPVAGVGGALFLLSDTLIATGVADWPQPPRPDLWIMLTYLAAQVLLVLGATSRRHPTVDPRPLILNP
- a CDS encoding sterol desaturase family protein yields the protein MPNLPDVVLWSIPAFVLLTVVEVIGVRLHPDEDAAGYETKDAATSVGMGLGSLVFDFVWKIPIVAIYTAIYELTPLRVPVLWWTLPLMLLAQDFFYYWSHRGHHVIRVLWACHVVHHSSEKFNLTTALRQPWTTLTVWPFYVPLIALGVHPAALAFCSSANLVYQFWIHTERIDRMPRWFEFVFNTPSHHRVHHASQGGYLDRNFGGILIVWDRLFGSFVPEVDRPVYGLTKNINTFNPIKVATHEYVAIVKDVKAAGGWRERTGRVFRGPGWQPASAPEATTATATATAVEETTAA
- a CDS encoding VIT1/CCC1 transporter family protein; protein product: MTEPTHAEAHGGSLGSRLNWLRAAVLGANDGIVSTAGLVVGVAGATDDRSALLTAGLAGLLAGSMSMAAGEYVSVSTQRDSEKAALALERRELREQPEAELAELTGLLEERGLSRDVAREAAVQLTERDALKAHARVELGIDPDDLTNPWHAAWASFLAFTAGALLPLLAIVLPPTDWRLPVTVASVLAALACTGWSSAHLGAAAPGRAVLRNVGGGALAMGVTYLVGSLLGAAGV
- a CDS encoding DEDDh family exonuclease, whose translation is MLEDHTTTASSPTEWPTAYPQGYAVVDVETTGLARDDRIISAAVYRLDARGEVEDHWYTLVNPERDPGPVWIHGLTSDVLEGAPLFQEVAAEFAARLDGRVLVAHNAVFDWQMIAREYARAEREAPVRQRLCTIALSKELGLPLPNHKLESLAAHFGVVQQRAHHALDDARVLAEAFRPSLRAAAAGGVRLPLLECRPLTEWADRPAPLIGRQAGGSGGGYGSYRPGSWRPSRKRPACPHPNPGRYEDGKRLKQGMRVAFSGDTSVERELLEDRAAEAGLHVATSLSRLTSLLVTNDPDSGTSKVVKARQFGTPVVDEAAFGQLLRDVEPADE
- a CDS encoding SURF1 family cytochrome oxidase biogenesis protein, which translates into the protein MYRFLLSRQWVILTLVSLLLIPTMIRLGFWQMHRYDERTARNQLVSDALTAEAVPVEQLTTPGHAVTRGERYRSVTATGSFDTEREVVVRRRVNADETVGFHVLTPFVLTDGKVLLVDRGWIPADAPSQTSFPKVPAPPAGRVTVTGRLMPDETTAASGIKDLKGLPDRQVMLINSEQEAQRLGAQVLGGYIAQTAPEPKGDSPELVGRPGSEDAALNYAYAIQWWLFSVGVPVGWVILVRRETRDRAQAAVREAEQAEPATV